Proteins from one Thermococcus sp. M36 genomic window:
- a CDS encoding adenylate kinase, protein MNILIFGPPGSGKSTHSRTITERYGLAYISSGDLIRSEIEKGGSLGAEMERYLRRGDLIPDTVVNTLIISQLRRHRRNFILDGYPRTAEQVIALENYLYDHGMKVDVAVEIFISREESVERISGRRICPKCGRVYHLKYRPPETPGRCDVCGSRLIQRRDDVPEIAKTRYDLYIKNMRPIIKFYKKQGVYVRINGHGSIGEVWERIRPLLDYISSYLSPEGKP, encoded by the coding sequence ATGAACATACTTATTTTTGGCCCTCCAGGAAGCGGCAAGTCAACCCATTCCCGAACGATAACCGAGCGCTATGGGCTTGCCTACATATCCTCCGGCGACCTGATAAGATCCGAGATAGAAAAGGGGGGCAGCCTTGGGGCTGAGATGGAGCGCTATCTCCGGAGGGGTGATCTGATACCGGACACTGTTGTCAACACCCTGATAATTTCCCAGCTCCGGAGGCACAGGAGAAACTTCATACTTGACGGGTACCCCAGAACCGCCGAGCAGGTAATAGCGCTTGAGAACTACCTGTACGACCATGGCATGAAGGTGGACGTGGCGGTAGAGATATTTATATCCAGGGAAGAGAGCGTTGAGCGGATATCGGGAAGGAGGATCTGCCCGAAGTGCGGCAGGGTCTACCACCTGAAGTACCGTCCGCCCGAGACTCCTGGAAGGTGCGACGTTTGTGGCTCACGCCTGATCCAGAGGAGGGACGACGTTCCAGAAATAGCGAAAACAAGGTACGACCTGTACATAAAAAACATGCGGCCTATTATTAAGTTTTACAAAAAGCAGGGGGTCTACGTCAGAATCAACGGGCACGGGAGCATCGGGGAAGTCTGGGAACGTATAAGGCCCCTCCTGGACTACATCAGCTCCTACCTCTCTCCAGAGGGGAAGCCGTAG
- a CDS encoding peroxiredoxin, which translates to MVVIGERFPEVEVKTTHGVIRLPDYFTEKGKWFMLFSHPADFTPVCTTEFYALQKRVDQFRELGVEPIGLSVDQVFSHLKWMEWIKENLGEEITFPVIADDRGDLAEKLGMIPSGATITARAVFVVDDKGVIRAIVYYPAEVGRDWDEILRLVKALKTSTEKGVALPHKWPNNELIGDRAIIPPAASVEDIKARKEAKAKGEIECYDWWFCHKKLE; encoded by the coding sequence ATGGTCGTGATAGGAGAGAGGTTCCCGGAGGTCGAGGTTAAGACCACCCACGGTGTAATAAGGCTCCCGGACTACTTCACCGAGAAGGGCAAGTGGTTCATGCTCTTCAGCCACCCGGCCGACTTCACACCGGTATGCACTACCGAGTTCTACGCCCTCCAGAAGAGGGTCGACCAGTTCAGGGAGCTCGGCGTTGAGCCCATCGGGCTGAGCGTTGACCAGGTCTTCAGCCACCTCAAGTGGATGGAGTGGATAAAGGAGAACCTCGGCGAGGAGATAACCTTCCCGGTCATAGCGGATGACCGCGGTGACCTCGCCGAGAAGCTCGGTATGATCCCGAGCGGTGCCACCATCACCGCTAGGGCCGTCTTCGTCGTTGACGACAAGGGCGTCATCAGGGCCATCGTTTACTACCCGGCCGAGGTCGGCAGGGACTGGGACGAGATACTCAGGCTCGTCAAGGCCCTCAAGACCAGCACCGAGAAGGGCGTTGCACTTCCGCACAAGTGGCCCAACAACGAGCTCATCGGCGACCGCGCCATAATCCCGCCCGCGGCCAGTGTCGAGGACATCAAGGCCAGGAAAGAGGCCAAGGCCAAGGGCGAGATCGAGTGCTACGACTGGTGGTTCTGCCACAAGAAGCTTGAGTGA
- a CDS encoding helix-turn-helix domain-containing protein translates to MKRLRFAIPQTAKTVRGFEWFIDSIEWAYGDTFFFIGGEVVKLAEIKFKEGTDVGGLLERIRGLPEIRDVRLIPRDDHYILYTRADFLSDRNAEKLLSLMKKGLVIFESGKMELGKSILSVLCEDGLVGEVVRTLREGYNARLLSVEDVASGEGHLSRLTPRQREVLIMAYRMGYFDSPRKVTLRELAAVLGLSPSTVKEHLRKGVKKVLEGFLSSGKKVEV, encoded by the coding sequence ATGAAACGCCTCAGGTTCGCCATACCCCAAACAGCGAAGACTGTCAGGGGATTTGAATGGTTTATAGACAGCATAGAGTGGGCTTACGGGGACACGTTCTTTTTCATTGGGGGTGAGGTGGTCAAGCTCGCGGAGATTAAGTTTAAGGAGGGCACCGACGTCGGTGGGCTCTTGGAGAGGATCAGGGGGCTCCCGGAGATACGGGACGTGAGGCTGATCCCCCGAGATGACCACTACATCCTTTACACGAGGGCGGACTTTCTCTCCGACAGAAACGCTGAGAAGTTGCTCAGCCTCATGAAAAAAGGCCTGGTCATCTTTGAAAGCGGAAAGATGGAGCTGGGGAAAAGCATACTCTCCGTGCTTTGTGAGGACGGGCTCGTGGGGGAGGTCGTTAGAACCCTGCGGGAGGGCTACAACGCGAGACTGCTCAGCGTTGAAGACGTTGCTTCAGGGGAAGGCCACCTCTCCCGGCTCACGCCCAGACAGAGGGAAGTCCTGATCATGGCCTACAGGATGGGATACTTCGACAGCCCCCGGAAGGTAACCCTCAGGGAGCTCGCGGCGGTTCTGGGCCTGAGCCCCTCAACGGTGAAGGAGCACCTGAGGAAGGGAGTGAAGAAGGTTCTGGAGGGGTTCTTGAGTAGCGGAAAGAAGGTGGAAGTATGA
- a CDS encoding ubiquitin-like small modifier protein 1, whose product MRVRFYATFREIIGRKEVEVHGVRTVRELIDYLAEHYNKRIRDELLHTPRVGPDKPVDGMILVNGHNILHLKGLDTELKDDDEVHIFPPAGGG is encoded by the coding sequence ATGAGAGTCAGGTTCTACGCCACCTTCAGGGAGATAATCGGGAGGAAGGAGGTCGAAGTCCACGGTGTAAGGACCGTCCGGGAGCTGATAGATTACCTGGCGGAGCACTACAACAAGAGGATCCGGGATGAACTCCTCCACACTCCGAGGGTCGGGCCGGACAAGCCCGTTGACGGCATGATACTGGTGAACGGTCACAACATCCTTCACCTCAAGGGACTCGACACTGAGCTGAAGGATGACGATGAGGTGCACATATTTCCGCCGGCGGGAGGTGGATGA
- a CDS encoding class I SAM-dependent methyltransferase, with protein sequence MEYFNRIAHRYDSWYRTGAGRYVDRTEKWLIFSMLRTKSGRALDLGCGTGNYTVELKKLGFDVIGLDASERMLEIARSKGLECIKGDAYSLPFPDESFDLVLSVTMFEFIHEPEKVVREIHRVLRPGGEVLIGTMNGRSAWFLFKRLKSVLTETAYRYARFYTPNELEGLLVNCGFTDVESAGVIFFPSFWPFLGLAERVDRKCFRRCKNLAAFIAVRGRKA encoded by the coding sequence GTGGAGTATTTCAACCGGATAGCTCACCGCTACGACAGCTGGTATAGGACAGGGGCCGGGCGGTACGTGGACAGAACCGAAAAGTGGCTGATTTTCTCGATGTTGCGGACGAAGTCAGGCAGGGCCCTTGACCTCGGATGTGGCACTGGGAACTACACGGTGGAGCTCAAGAAGCTGGGATTTGACGTCATCGGGCTGGATGCCAGCGAGAGGATGCTCGAAATAGCGCGCTCCAAGGGGCTGGAGTGTATTAAGGGCGACGCGTACAGCCTTCCCTTCCCCGATGAAAGCTTTGACCTAGTTCTCAGCGTCACGATGTTCGAGTTCATCCACGAGCCGGAGAAGGTGGTTCGGGAAATACACCGCGTCCTCAGGCCAGGCGGGGAAGTTTTGATAGGCACGATGAACGGTAGGAGTGCGTGGTTCCTTTTCAAGCGCCTGAAGAGCGTTTTGACCGAGACAGCCTACCGGTACGCGCGTTTTTACACTCCAAACGAGCTGGAGGGGCTGCTGGTGAACTGCGGGTTCACAGATGTGGAGAGTGCCGGCGTCATCTTTTTTCCCTCATTCTGGCCCTTCCTCGGTCTGGCGGAGAGGGTCGACAGAAAGTGCTTCAGAAGGTGCAAAAACCTCGCCGCGTTCATCGCGGTAAGGGGGCGGAAAGCGTGA
- a CDS encoding ParB/RepB/Spo0J family partition protein translates to MKELHLITREGAFCRAAHIMDEYRALYGLDFEIEHTFLPLELLVPTQAELSEAKLLVVLEEVRHGYDAPIIVIPYGEKYYIVDGHHRAFALWKLGFREVEALILRPKSRFLPGVVRTAEKSGLKHLADIKIVRD, encoded by the coding sequence GTGAAGGAACTGCACCTGATAACCCGCGAGGGGGCTTTTTGCCGTGCCGCACACATAATGGATGAGTACCGTGCCCTCTACGGCCTTGACTTTGAGATTGAGCACACCTTTCTGCCCCTAGAGCTCCTCGTCCCCACACAGGCTGAGCTGAGCGAGGCCAAGCTCCTGGTCGTCCTGGAGGAGGTCAGGCACGGCTACGACGCCCCGATAATCGTGATCCCCTACGGGGAAAAATATTACATAGTTGATGGCCACCACAGAGCGTTTGCACTCTGGAAGCTCGGCTTCCGAGAAGTTGAGGCCCTCATCCTGCGGCCAAAATCAAGGTTCCTGCCCGGTGTCGTGAGAACCGCTGAGAAAAGCGGGCTGAAGCACCTTGCGGACATAAAAATAGTCAGGGATTAG
- a CDS encoding class I SAM-dependent methyltransferase gives MKKHVWEEFFDIEAPHYLSEPFTKNTKEEIEFIVREFGLPTGARILDVGCGVGRHSIGLAKRGYRVTGIDISEGMLNEARKRAKEEGVAVEFIKANATKFKREGKFDAAICLCEGAFSLLGAGDDPIEHDLAILRNVYDSLKPGGKFLLTALSALGRVKKATNEDIEAGRFDPHGMTFFEEVEAPNGTKFPIRERVYVPTELYLMFKLVGFNVLGIWGGTAGRWGRRKVDFDDIEIMVLAEKPAHVRG, from the coding sequence ATGAAGAAGCACGTGTGGGAGGAGTTTTTCGACATAGAAGCGCCCCACTATCTAAGCGAGCCGTTCACAAAGAACACGAAAGAGGAGATCGAGTTCATCGTGCGGGAGTTCGGGCTCCCGACGGGGGCCAGAATCCTCGACGTCGGTTGCGGCGTTGGCAGGCACTCGATAGGGCTCGCAAAGAGGGGCTACAGAGTCACGGGGATTGACATCTCCGAGGGCATGTTGAACGAGGCCAGAAAGCGGGCCAAAGAAGAGGGGGTAGCTGTCGAGTTCATCAAGGCCAATGCCACGAAATTCAAACGGGAAGGGAAGTTTGACGCGGCCATCTGCCTCTGCGAGGGGGCATTCTCGCTCCTCGGCGCGGGCGACGATCCCATAGAGCACGACCTCGCGATACTGCGAAACGTCTACGACTCGCTGAAGCCAGGCGGGAAGTTTCTTCTGACAGCCCTTAGTGCACTCGGGAGGGTAAAGAAAGCGACGAACGAGGACATTGAGGCAGGTAGGTTTGACCCGCACGGGATGACCTTCTTTGAGGAGGTTGAGGCCCCCAATGGGACAAAGTTTCCCATAAGGGAGCGCGTCTATGTCCCCACGGAGCTCTATTTGATGTTCAAACTGGTCGGCTTCAACGTTCTCGGCATCTGGGGAGGCACCGCCGGGAGGTGGGGCAGGAGGAAGGTGGACTTCGACGACATCGAGATCATGGTGCTCGCGGAGAAGCCCGCACATGTGAGGGGATAA
- a CDS encoding STT3 domain-containing protein, with product MVKTSVKEKRKRGERPSLPAYYRKFKEYGIPIIVLLLAYWGFKLRSVTSNYKTFLDPDTFFHYEMYRQAITEWIPRYFAYADPPAGIKAGGYLGLYTVQAVFYKITHAMFGTDVLGAFKLWPPFVGALTVIAVYLVGRKLHSNWAGLWAAAFMMFSYANFSKTYSGNNRGEGPFMMFFLFAVFFLLVYLDEREWNWKKILGAILFLINSVLYMAVWTGSTFGVSILLLFAGITTVVFFIFGMVDVLKRFVRGFFPLYGASLILGLVLSYTGFIGIRWFLVFALEGFIALSVLVAIMLYGERLGLNYSDKKHRFGMVAGIAILAALAFYGYFGRDLLKFMGAAYQSNPLYQTVAELAKTDWRTITAYYSVKTKDAIVFLLSAAGFVVVLLRFLRKLFKNDLTGHKEIFLVSYYLGSLYLLLMAVRFVFQASGAMLLLAGVAIGEAFLFVEGMKESLTTKALYAVLLILLFIPLPIIGAQYMGDIARSYSKGQGSVPSDWVDTLNWLKENSDPLDSATSWWDYGYWIESSLLSHRRSATDGGHAYDRRYIVADFFAHQGNESEQDFEAWELNYLIVWQQDIYKFNAISYLGGAITYGEYRNSPMFQVIYPQYIKYTNESGRTVVYINAGQYSYQPVMTINLAKGQVIPGRRDIPYVLYDFGSYGILAYEKIAFSNFVRLAFHIPYSYEPWDAQKLFSNFKPVYTKGSVSTYEFRPFAVYRVDEYDNGTWKTLYTSLGGGKLKPGEQRLRLWISAFGRDVKDATLLFEAYNGTELIKREVLAENLNIDHLNETPVEVSLVVPNATKYRFVLIQDGPVGVLDGPVYVDGKEAVPTYVLGEGQSGNLELTAAFRRGYDSVQLTLRASIVYYVAPNGKDIEKDSFYLEPHQDIIAYVPVKTLSVKAGDNPITARASVPEDVFDKYIEGLYREYGKDKVVIVRKRVEPIFIAKKEYVVWEG from the coding sequence ATGGTAAAAACAAGCGTTAAGGAGAAGAGAAAGAGGGGCGAAAGGCCCTCCCTTCCGGCATATTACCGGAAGTTCAAGGAGTACGGCATCCCAATAATCGTCCTCCTGCTAGCCTACTGGGGGTTCAAACTGAGGAGCGTGACCTCGAACTACAAGACGTTCCTCGACCCGGACACCTTCTTCCACTACGAGATGTACAGGCAGGCCATAACAGAGTGGATACCCAGGTACTTTGCCTACGCAGACCCGCCTGCGGGGATAAAGGCGGGAGGTTACCTCGGGCTTTACACAGTCCAGGCCGTGTTCTACAAGATAACCCATGCGATGTTTGGAACGGACGTCCTCGGAGCGTTCAAGCTCTGGCCGCCGTTCGTAGGGGCCCTCACTGTGATAGCTGTTTACCTCGTGGGCAGAAAGCTCCACTCCAACTGGGCCGGCCTCTGGGCGGCAGCGTTCATGATGTTCTCCTACGCAAACTTCAGCAAGACATACTCAGGCAACAACCGCGGTGAAGGGCCCTTCATGATGTTCTTCCTCTTCGCGGTGTTCTTCCTCCTGGTGTACCTCGACGAGAGGGAGTGGAACTGGAAGAAGATACTCGGGGCAATACTCTTCCTGATCAATAGCGTCCTCTACATGGCCGTTTGGACAGGAAGCACGTTTGGTGTCAGCATACTGCTCCTCTTCGCGGGCATCACCACGGTAGTGTTCTTCATCTTCGGAATGGTTGACGTCCTGAAGAGGTTTGTCAGGGGCTTCTTCCCGCTCTACGGCGCTTCCCTCATACTAGGACTGGTTCTATCCTATACCGGATTCATCGGCATAAGATGGTTCCTGGTTTTTGCCCTTGAAGGGTTCATTGCCCTCAGCGTTCTGGTCGCAATAATGCTCTACGGGGAAAGGCTCGGTCTCAACTATTCGGACAAAAAACACCGCTTTGGAATGGTTGCTGGCATAGCGATTCTGGCAGCCCTTGCATTTTACGGCTACTTTGGCAGGGATCTCCTCAAGTTCATGGGGGCAGCATATCAGTCAAACCCCCTCTACCAGACGGTGGCGGAGCTTGCGAAGACTGACTGGAGAACCATTACCGCTTACTACAGCGTTAAGACGAAGGATGCTATAGTATTCCTGCTCTCTGCCGCAGGATTCGTCGTGGTTCTCCTGAGGTTCCTGAGGAAGCTCTTTAAGAACGACCTCACAGGTCACAAGGAGATCTTCCTGGTCTCCTACTACCTTGGATCCCTCTACCTCCTTCTGATGGCAGTCCGTTTTGTCTTCCAGGCCTCCGGAGCAATGCTCCTCCTCGCAGGTGTCGCGATTGGGGAGGCCTTCCTGTTCGTTGAGGGCATGAAGGAGAGCCTCACGACCAAGGCACTCTACGCGGTGCTCCTGATACTGCTGTTCATCCCCCTGCCCATCATAGGGGCCCAGTACATGGGGGACATCGCCAGGAGCTACTCCAAGGGACAGGGCTCCGTCCCCTCGGATTGGGTTGACACCCTCAACTGGCTCAAGGAGAACAGCGACCCGCTCGACAGCGCCACCAGCTGGTGGGACTACGGCTACTGGATTGAGTCAAGCCTTCTCAGCCACAGGCGCTCCGCCACCGATGGCGGCCACGCCTACGACAGGCGCTACATAGTTGCCGACTTCTTCGCCCACCAGGGCAACGAGAGCGAGCAGGACTTTGAGGCGTGGGAGCTCAACTACCTGATCGTCTGGCAGCAGGACATCTACAAGTTCAACGCCATAAGCTACCTCGGCGGCGCGATAACCTACGGAGAGTACCGGAACAGCCCGATGTTCCAGGTCATCTACCCGCAGTACATAAAGTACACCAACGAGAGCGGAAGAACTGTCGTCTACATAAACGCCGGACAGTACTCGTACCAGCCTGTAATGACAATAAACCTCGCAAAGGGGCAGGTCATACCGGGCCGCCGCGACATACCCTACGTCCTCTATGACTTCGGAAGCTACGGGATACTGGCGTATGAGAAGATAGCATTCAGCAACTTTGTCCGTCTGGCGTTCCACATACCCTACTCCTACGAGCCCTGGGACGCACAGAAACTGTTCTCCAACTTCAAGCCGGTTTACACCAAGGGGAGCGTCTCCACCTATGAGTTCAGGCCCTTCGCGGTTTACAGGGTGGATGAGTACGACAACGGCACATGGAAGACCCTATATACCAGTCTCGGGGGAGGAAAGCTCAAGCCCGGAGAGCAGAGGCTCAGACTGTGGATATCCGCCTTTGGCAGGGACGTTAAGGACGCCACCCTACTCTTTGAGGCCTACAACGGGACAGAGCTCATAAAGCGGGAGGTTCTTGCCGAGAACCTGAACATAGACCACCTCAACGAGACCCCCGTAGAGGTCAGCCTGGTCGTACCAAACGCCACAAAGTACCGCTTCGTCCTGATACAGGACGGCCCGGTCGGAGTTCTCGACGGCCCGGTCTATGTTGACGGAAAAGAGGCAGTCCCCACTTACGTCCTTGGGGAGGGCCAGAGCGGCAACTTGGAGCTCACGGCCGCATTCAGGAGGGGCTACGACAGCGTCCAGCTCACCCTCAGGGCGAGCATAGTCTACTACGTCGCCCCCAACGGCAAGGACATAGAGAAGGACAGCTTCTACCTCGAACCGCACCAGGACATCATAGCATACGTGCCCGTCAAAACACTGAGCGTCAAAGCTGGCGACAACCCCATAACCGCCCGGGCTTCAGTGCCGGAGGACGTCTTCGACAAGTACATCGAGGGGCTTTACCGGGAGTACGGGAAGGACAAGGTCGTCATAGTCAGGAAGAGGGTGGAGCCGATATTCATTGCAAAGAAAGAGTACGTCGTCTGGGAGGGCTGA
- a CDS encoding ABC transporter ATP-binding protein encodes MPVIEVSGLRKYYGDVRGVENLSFSVEEGEIYGFLGPNGAGKTTTVKILVKIIKDYEGTARVFGKDLREWGKDYYNKIGVSFEFPAVYSKLTALENLEFFASFYRKHLDPLEVLKMVGLEETNQLVSGFSKGMKKKLDLARALLPDPEILFLDEPLEGLDPGSARKIKDLLLEMRENGKTIFITTHNMYVADELCDRVAFIVDGAVRLVDNPGELKVKMGKRTVKVEYVADGGVKTAEFPLEGLGKNEGFLSIIKNHEVRRINTEEPTLEEIFLKVTGRRLV; translated from the coding sequence ATGCCGGTGATTGAAGTTAGCGGTCTGAGGAAGTATTACGGCGATGTTAGGGGTGTTGAGAACCTGAGCTTCTCCGTCGAGGAGGGCGAAATCTACGGCTTCCTCGGGCCCAATGGGGCAGGTAAAACTACAACGGTCAAAATTCTGGTGAAAATCATCAAGGACTACGAGGGCACCGCAAGGGTCTTCGGGAAAGACCTCAGGGAGTGGGGCAAAGACTACTACAACAAAATCGGTGTCTCCTTCGAGTTTCCTGCCGTTTACTCCAAGCTGACTGCCCTTGAAAACCTGGAGTTCTTTGCGAGCTTTTACAGAAAGCACCTCGACCCCCTGGAAGTCCTCAAGATGGTAGGGCTCGAAGAGACGAACCAGCTCGTATCGGGCTTCTCCAAGGGTATGAAGAAGAAGCTCGACCTCGCGAGGGCTTTACTGCCGGATCCGGAAATCCTCTTCCTCGACGAGCCTCTTGAGGGCCTCGACCCGGGCAGCGCGAGGAAAATCAAGGATCTGCTCCTAGAGATGCGCGAGAACGGGAAGACGATTTTCATTACAACGCACAACATGTACGTGGCTGATGAGCTCTGCGACAGGGTTGCCTTCATCGTCGACGGTGCCGTGAGGCTCGTGGACAACCCGGGCGAACTCAAGGTCAAGATGGGGAAGAGGACCGTTAAGGTCGAGTACGTGGCCGATGGTGGAGTTAAAACCGCCGAGTTCCCGCTGGAGGGGCTCGGCAAAAACGAAGGGTTCCTCAGCATCATCAAAAACCACGAGGTGAGGAGGATAAACACCGAAGAGCCGACGCTGGAGGAGATATTCCTCAAGGTCACCGGGAGGAGGCTCGTATGA
- a CDS encoding ABC transporter permease has protein sequence MIGKLVRTNLIIGVRDYAYPIYLLIALAYGLMLLAFPREYLATMVPLFLFLEPGLVGFMFVGTEIFAEKKDGAIGALAVTPMEWRDYIMAKTLLLGGISVAGAALILTVGTRSLDGIPYVLAGSFLVSIVYTLLGIGISAKYRDLDDYFVPIIGVMVVSLLPFAHSHGYLTGEIWKVLYLIPSYPALYFFKAPFEEISTETLLLSGLALLAWSALAYHIARTRFYRYAVEGLR, from the coding sequence ATGATAGGAAAGCTGGTGAGGACAAACCTCATAATCGGCGTGAGGGACTACGCCTATCCAATTTACCTTCTCATAGCCCTCGCCTACGGCCTCATGCTTCTCGCCTTTCCTCGGGAATATCTCGCGACGATGGTGCCGCTCTTCCTCTTCCTTGAGCCGGGCCTTGTTGGCTTCATGTTCGTGGGCACGGAGATATTCGCGGAGAAGAAAGACGGGGCGATTGGGGCTCTGGCAGTGACGCCGATGGAGTGGAGGGACTACATTATGGCGAAGACCCTCCTTCTCGGCGGGATTTCAGTCGCCGGGGCCGCCTTGATCCTGACCGTTGGAACCCGCTCCCTCGATGGCATTCCATACGTTCTCGCCGGGTCATTTCTCGTCTCCATCGTCTACACCCTCCTCGGCATCGGGATTTCCGCTAAATACCGCGATCTGGACGACTACTTCGTGCCAATAATAGGCGTCATGGTGGTCTCGCTCCTGCCCTTTGCCCACTCCCACGGCTACCTAACCGGCGAAATCTGGAAGGTTCTATACCTCATACCGAGCTACCCGGCGCTCTACTTCTTCAAGGCACCGTTCGAGGAGATTTCAACCGAAACGCTGCTTCTGTCCGGACTCGCACTGCTTGCGTGGAGCGCCCTTGCCTATCACATCGCCAGAACACGCTTCTACAGATACGCGGTGGAGGGGTTGAGATGA
- a CDS encoding ABC transporter permease — translation MSFVKKFGTIYKTDIKLLRRDPMLVYSVAMTLVLLLIVRYFKDRIGVYYPILALLMMIFIPMIFGMIPGFMMADEKEDRTVQALQVIPISSEAFLAYRLTWASIITALLTLAAPRILDIDVPEKGLLSLMALFILEVWIYGLIIATFAESRMQALTISKVLGWMLMLPPAIKLVVEWRNLPTDWSRFTAFLPTYWAYRVFEGIFTNDYGDFPMAVAVHLVWLVPLVVLFRKRVL, via the coding sequence ATGAGCTTCGTGAAAAAGTTTGGGACGATTTATAAGACGGACATCAAACTGCTCCGGAGGGACCCGATGCTGGTCTACAGCGTCGCCATGACGCTCGTTCTGCTCCTCATCGTCCGCTACTTCAAAGACCGCATCGGGGTTTACTATCCGATACTGGCGCTCCTGATGATGATATTCATACCCATGATATTCGGCATGATACCGGGCTTCATGATGGCCGACGAGAAGGAGGACAGGACGGTACAGGCCCTCCAGGTCATTCCAATATCAAGCGAGGCCTTTCTGGCCTACAGACTGACCTGGGCCTCGATAATAACCGCTCTCCTCACCCTCGCGGCGCCCCGCATACTCGACATAGATGTGCCTGAGAAGGGTCTCCTTTCCTTGATGGCCCTCTTCATTCTCGAGGTCTGGATTTACGGGCTCATAATAGCGACCTTCGCGGAGTCAAGAATGCAGGCCCTGACAATTTCAAAAGTTCTCGGCTGGATGCTGATGCTCCCGCCTGCGATAAAGCTCGTCGTGGAGTGGAGGAACCTCCCAACGGACTGGAGCAGGTTTACAGCCTTCCTACCCACCTACTGGGCTTACAGGGTCTTTGAAGGGATTTTCACGAACGACTATGGTGACTTTCCGATGGCGGTTGCGGTGCATCTGGTGTGGCTCGTCCCGTTAGTGGTGCTGTTTAGGAAAAGGGTGCTCTGA